The nucleotide sequence GGGAAAATACTGAGTCGGTTTGCAGCCCTTAAGTGGGTGCGGTGCTTCTCGATCGGCAAGTTCCAGTTTTCCTGTACCTCTATGTGGGATGCGTGACGCTCCTAATCCGAGCGAGCTCAATCGACAGGTGCAATTTTTGCACGATTGACGGTTGAGTGGGTTTGCATCCTTTGAGTGAGTTCTCAACTCCGAGTGAGCTCTCAACTCCGAGTGAGCTCTCAACTCTGAGTGAGAGTAAGGCGACATCAACAGTTGGGCAATGGCCGCAAAGGCAATTGCCATGGATTCCTCAAATGGATGAATTGGAAGTTTTGAGTGCGATCGCCAATGATAGCCGCAGACCGATACCCCCACGAGTTTCAACCGGGTGCTCAGCCCCTCAGCGATACTTCTAGCAAGTTAGCCTACCTGAGGCCCCATACGCCCGAATCGATTGATTTAGGACAGCGCTTGCTCCATGCCGGTTTAGTGACTGAGTTACAGTTAGCTGCGGCATTGCGTCACTTTCAAAAAGCACGGCACTTGCAATTGGGCGAGATTTTAGTGTCGCAGGGGGCGATCGCGCCCCAGACCGTTGACTTTTTTGTCCGTCAGCTACCCGTGTTAGAGCGAGAGCGACCCCTGCTGACCATCGGGCAGATCTTGACTGCTGCCGGTCTATTGAGCAAACGGCAGGTAAAGGCCATTCTGAACTATCAGCGCAGACATCCCGACCAGCGTTTCGGCGAAATTGCGATCGCGTTCGGTTGGGTCAAATTGCAACCCCTCACTTATCTCCTCACTCGTCTCTACCCAAAATGCTGTACCGCCGTGAGAAGCCCACACCCATCAGTGGGGAACGGTATTAAACGATTTATCGACATCTTGGGGGCCGCAATCGGTCTGAGTTTGACTGTGGCTGCGTTGATTCCTGTGGCGATCGCCATTCGTCTCAATAGCAAAGGTCCTATTTTTTACAGTCAAATCCGCTACGGCCTGAGGGGAAAGCCCTTTAGAATCTGGAAATTCCGCTCGATGGTGGCTTGGGCCGATCGGCAGCAGCATCTGGTTGAAAATGAGGCAGAAGGCCAATTTTTCAAGCAGGCTAACGATGCTCGCATTACTCGCGTGGGACGTTTCTTGCGGCGCACCAGTCTAGATGAGTTTCCTCAATTTTGGAATGTGCTAATGGGGGATATGAGCTTAGTGGGTACGCGACCTCCCACCCCCAATGAGGTTCAGAACTATGGCGATTGGCATTGGCAGCGGCTGGATGTGAAACCTGGTTTGACCGGCGAGTGGCAAGCAAATGGTCGGTCGAATATCAAAAGCTTTGACGATGTGGTTCGCCTAGATTTGGCCTATCAAGCCCGCTGGTCAATTGTCTACGACTTAAAGCTAATCTGGAAAACCATCTATGTCGTGCTTGCCTGTAAGGGGGCCTGCTAGCCGCAGTCTAGAGCGCGGTTGCCGAGAATCGTCTCAGTCAATGGCTGAAGAGGGATGGTGGTAGAAGCTAGAGGTCTCTACCCTCCTCAGAATCTTTGAAATTGCTAACCTCCTGACGCTCGGGCGGACGAGCGAGGTCATAATAACTGGAGATATTGCGTCCCTCCCTGTGTTGCTATGTCCTCAACCTCTAGTTCGCCTGCAACCCCCTGGCTTCACCACTACTCTCGCATCATCTTGGCGGCGATCGCGATCGCCGGTAGCCTGCTCACCTCTTATCTCACCGCCAATAAGCTCTTGTCTCAGCAGGTGGCTCTGTGCGGCGAGGGGGGTGGCTGCGGTGTCGTGCTCGGCAGTCGCTGGGCCACCTTTTTAGGCGTGCCCGCTGCCTTTTGGGGCATGTTGGGATTTATCAGTGTGTTTCTCTTGGCGGCAGCCTCAGATGAGTTGCCGTTGTTGAAGCGGTGGCGATGGCCTGCTCTGTTTGGCCTGACAACCGCTATGTTTGCATTTGAGATGTATTTTGCTTATTTGATGCTGTTTGTGCTGAAGGCATTTTGCCTGTACTGCACTGTGGCAATTGTCTTCACGACAGTGATTTGGCTGACCGTGTTGTTCGGCAAGTTTTGGGTAGATATCGGGCAATTGGTGGTGAGTGGTGTAGCGGTGGCGATCGCCACTTTGTTAGTGGTCGTGGGGGTCTATGCCAATCAGCCAAAATCTCCCAGTGCCTTCGCAGCAGGTTTAGCCGAGCACCTGCAACAGACTGAGATCGCAATGTACGGAGCAAATTGGTGTCCCCATTGCCAGGAACAAAAGGAACTGTTCGGGACGGCCTTTAACCAGCTTCATTATGTGGAGTGCTCCCCTTACGGCGGTCGGGGGACGCCGCAGGCACCAGAATGTGTCGCTGAGGAGATTAAGAGCTATCCCACTTGGATTTACAAAGGCGATCGCATTTATGGCATTCAAACATTGGAACAATTGGCGGCCCTAACGGGGTTCGAGGGGGATGGGGCTGCGGCGGTGGCAGTTGACGGCGGTGCTGAATAGGGTAGAAGCGATCGTGCTGCGGGCGCAAGTAGGGCCGGATTTCTGAGTAACCCAGTCTTGCTTCGATACACTTGGAAAGACGCAGATCGGCAAAAACATGAAGCTAATTCATCTGATTGCAGACTACGGTGCTAACGACCCGGCGTTTGCGGAGGTGAGTCAGCGTCTGCTGTCGCACTTGCCCGCAGCTCAAATTCGATGCTTGTCCGTTCCTCCGTTCAGTACCCTGGCAACGGGTTTCTGGATTGCTCAACTGGGTTTGAACCCCGGTCCATCCGATCGCCTCATCTACCACAATTGTGCGCCCCGTCACGATAACCCCGCTGCGCGAGCGGATAACGAAGGGGAAGGCTTGACCTATGCCGTGCTTCCTAATGGAGTCTGCGTTGTAGGAGTCTGGGCAGGTTACACGCTGTCTTTCATTAAAGATATAGCCCAGTCCATCCACGCGGTTGAGGTGTCTCGCGGTGGTTCCCAGTTTCGCTCGCGCGATGTCTTCCCCCCAGCAGCGGCGGCCATCGCTCGGGGAGAGAAAGACCTCTTGGGAGAAGCGATCGCCCCCGAGCGGATTCCCAATTTGCCCAGCAACCGGGTTGTCTGGGTGGATGGCTACGGAAATCTCAAGACAACCATTGCGGCTGATGCCCTTCAATTGAGTCCGATGGCAAAGGTAACCGTGCGCGTGGGCGATGTCGTCAGCGATGCAGTTTTTTCCGACGGTAGTTTTGACGTGCCGGAAGGAACGCTAGCGTTTGCACCCGGTAGTTCGGGCTGGTCGGCTGGAGGCAAAACCGTGCGTTGGATGGAGCTGTTTCTGCGGGGGGGGAATGCTTGGCAGCGGTTTGGCAAGCCGCGCCTCGACCGAGAGGTGTCTTATCAGGTGCAGTGTTGAATAGACGCCCACAGCTTTTGCAGATATAGCGCTGTAAAGGCTGTTGATGGCGGTGAGGGCTAAACCCTCTCTAAACCCATTTCTGTCCAGTGCCCAAATCTTAAGGACAGCAGAAGCCTAACAGTTGAGCTAACCGGCGCGCACGCTCTTCTTGGAAAGCGGCACGCGATTTCCCCGCGTTCGGTTTAGCGGGCTGTTAGGTTGCTTTATCTTCCAGGAATCCTCATCGGCATCTGCGGCCAGAAGAATTCTGCTAAGCAGGAGTGACTACTCTCACCGCTAACCCTACGGGTCTAGCGGGAGCTTCTCAGACTCACGAGTGAGAGTTGCTGTTTCACAGGCATCCCAGCGGATAAGCCTCCACAGCCAGAGAGCGGTAGTCCAACCGCCCTGCGTTTAACTATCCTATCCCCCTCACCGCCAAACGCTCTGCGTTCTGGCGGGAGTACCCCGGAGGTCATGATGGAGCAGCCACGAGTCAAGCCCCGATCGAACGACAAAACTATTGAATGAATCTCAACCCCCTTACAGGCTGAACCCCACCGCTTGCACAACGTCCCACAACACCCAGCCGCCAATGCCAATGAAGCCCACGCCTGCTGTAAGCTTAATGGTGCGAGGGGAGACGCGATCGGCCACCCAGCGACCCGCCCAGACCCCGATCGCGCTAGTGGTCACCAGGGCAGATGCCGCGCCTGCAAAGGTAATGACAGGATGGTGGGATTGCGCACTCAGCAAAACTGTTGCCAATTGCGTCTTGTCCCCCATTTCCGCCAGAAAAATGGAGCCAAAGGCCACCAACCCCACCTGTGCTTGCTTAGACTCCATCACAATCGGATTCCTCCCTCGCAGTTTCAAGATCTGCCGTGCTTTCGAGGTCGGCATCCTCATCGGTAGCAGTTAATTCGGCCCACAAGATATAAAGGCCCAGCAGCGTAAAACTGATTCCGGCGATCGCCTGCAACACTTCCGGTTCCACAATCGCAGACAGCCACCCCCCCAACGTCACACTCACCAAACTGGCCGCCACCAAGGCAGACGCAGACCCAAAGAAAATCCCCCACGGCGACTTGCCCCGGGCACTCATCAACATCGTCGCCAATTGCGTCTTATCCCCCATCTCTGCCACAAAGACAGTGCTGAAGGCGATCGCCAGCCACTGCCACAAGGCCACATCTGCTTCGGCCCCCTCTGCGAGAGGAGCTTGGAATCGTGCGATCGCCTGCCGCAGGTTGGCTGGCACGCTCTCGGCTAACTGCTGCAAGGAGGGACTCCAGATGACGAGTCCGATCGCGGCAATGGCGACAATCGAAACCGTGCATAAAACGAGGGTGCGGGTACGGTGGGAATCTTGAGAGGTCACGGTGGAGGAGCTTTATAATGGGCAAGCCAGCTATTGGTTGGAGTCCGCAGCCTCGATCGAGATCGGGTCGACCGCGCAACCCCATTTGAGGTTACAAGACGGGCTGAGAAAATCTTAACTGGAATGATGACCTTCTCTCCGCTTGCAACTATGACCGCTTCTTCTGCCACCCCTGCTGAAGTCACCCCCAACGCTCCAGAACCCAAATATGGGGAAGAGGCGATCGCAGGCAACCAATTCGTCACCTTTCCAAATCCTCGCGAGGGGCGCGACTACACCGTACACATCACACTGCCGGAGTTCACCTGCAAATGCCCTTTCTCGGGCTATCCCGACTTCGCCACCTTTACGCTAACCTATACCCCCGGCCCCTCAGTGGTGGAACTCAAGTCCCTCAAGCTCTACATCAACAGCTACCGGGATGTCTACATCGCCCACGAAGCTGCGACCAATCAGATTTTGGATGACATTGTTGCTGCTTGCCAGCCCGTGCGCGCTCGCCTCACAGGAGATTTCAATCCGCGCGGTAACGTCCATACCGTCGTGGAGGTGAGCTACGAGCGCCCCGATAGCGACAGTTAGCCCCTGCGAGATTGTCATGACTCAGACTCTGCACCTTCCCGCCACCGATTTTGCGATCGCCCTTGCCCCCCTGTCTCTTTCAGCAGTCTATGCAGCAGCAAACCATCCAGGCAATGGAGCAGTTGTCGTCATGAGTGGGACGGTGCGCAATCAAACGGACGGACAGCCGGTACGGTATTTGGAATATCAGGCTTATCAGCCGATGGCTTTAAATGTATTTGCAGATATCGCTCGTCAGATTGGCGATCGCTGGCCAGAGGTTAACGCGATTGCGATCCATCACCGCATTGGTAAGTTACAGATTGGCGAGATTAGCGTCTTGGTGGCGGTGGGGATGCCCCATCGTTCGGAGGCGTTTGCGGCCTGCCAGTTCGCGATCGACACCCTCAAGCACAATGCGCCGATTTGGAAGAAGGAACATTTTGCCGATGGCAGCAGCGAATGGGTGAGTATTGGGGCTTGCGAGCTGGATGCCGATTGACTGCTACTCGTTTTCTGCATTGGCCCCTCCGGGTTTGGGGCGATCGCAGTCAGTTAGACATCGCCGAGCCAGGTTTCCCGACCTGAATAACGGCCTGCTACTCAACCGCGACATCTCCTGTCCAGATCGAGTTCTCTAAGATGCAAATCGCCAGTCGATCTTCAATGTCCAGCTCGTTTTGTAGCATTACGCTACGCAAATGACTTTGGCGATCGCGCAACAGTATCTTTCGGTTCATGGATTCCCGCACGATGGTTTTTACACTTAATGCGTACATGATCTTTCAAGGCCAAACAACTTCTGCGCTCTTATCTATTCCCAGATTTCATGCGTTATTACATAGATTTTTAATGAACTTATAAGCCTATGTAAAGCATCCGTAAGTACAACATTTAACTGTAGTCGAGCAAATTATTTTTATACGCATTTAAGCTTGTAGAGTACGGACTGATGGGGGAAACTGGCCAGCAACGATCGAGGTCGAGGCTGGTTGTTTATGTATTTTTCTTAAGGACTCCGCTTGTCGGTGGCATTTAATCAGTCGCATCGGGTGGTGGGAGATCGCCAACCCTGGCTTTGCGTCTCAAAAAGGCTATGTGTAGGTCTGACCTGCTGTCGCTCGCTTCCTTAAAAAGTGTGCTGCCATCACTGGCAGCAGCACGAGCAAGTAATCAGGTTGACTTCAACATACGCTGGGGGTCGAGCTGAAGCGATCTCGAGCGATATGAAGTCGAAAGGAATGGTCTGGTTAGTGGTAACTTACCCTAAAAGCATCAGAAACTGACATCTGAAATTTCTCAATGACAGAATTCCTAGTGGTGTTTAGCCAGTCTGGGCTGTGACTCGACTTTGAAAAGGATACCCAAATACTGAAGTTTTTGTTCTCATCCCGATGCGCTCTCGCTACAATTGCGCGGACAACCCCAGTTGCATGCACCCATTAGGCATATTTTGGATGGCATGGAACGTGTCGGTTAGTTGTGAAATCGAATTCCATACCGATAAAATCGACTAAAAAGTTTTTTCTGGAACTCGTTCTCGATCTTTGATTCCCCTTTTGCCCGCGAATCCCATAGCGGCATCCCTCAATCTATCGTGATGTTTTGCCAGGGGACTGGCTGTAGGTCGACATGGGTGGAGATAATCAATAGATAGCAGCACAAGTTTTGGACTCCTACAGCGTGAGCGCAATCGAACCACTATTGGGACAATCGGCCCGAGATCTGACGGCATGGGTTGTGGAGCGAGGTCAACCGAGCTTCCGGGGCAAGCAACTGCACAATTGGATTTACAACAAAGGGGTGCGATCGCTGGCCGATATCACTGTGTTTTCAAAGGCTTGGCGCGAGCGAGTGCAGGATTCTCCAGTGGGGCGATCGGAGATTGTCGAGCGCTCCGAATCTCGGGACGGTACGGTGAAGCTCCTGTTGGGCTTGGAGGATGGAGAAACGATTGAGACCGTCGGTATCCCCAGCCGCGATCGCCTGACCGTCTGCGTCTCGTCACAGGTGGGCTGTGGGATGGCCTGCGATTTTTGCGCCACGGGCAAGGGGGGGCTGAAACGCAATCTGGCGGTACACGAAATCGTCGATCAAGTCCTGACGGTGCAGGCGGAGTGCGATCGCCGCGTCAGCAATATTGTGTTTATGGGCATGGGGGAACCCCTGCAAAATTTCCCTAATGTGCTCTCGGCCCTGCGCTGTTTCAACGAAGATATCGGCATCGGTCAGCGGCATATCACCGTTTCGACCATCGGCATTCCCAAACAAATTCGCCGCTTTGCCCAACAGCAACTGCAGGTCACCTTGGCGGTTAGCTTGCACGCCCCCAACCAGTCGTTGCGCCATCAGCTAATCCCCTCTGCCGATCGCTATCCGATCGAGCGCCTGATTGCCGACTGCCGCGCTTATGTGGATATTACCGGTCGTCGAGTGAGTTTCGAATACATTCTGTTGGGGGGCGTCAACGATGCCATCCAACATGCCGAGCAATTGGCAGATTTAGTCGGAGGCTTTCAATCCCACGTCAATTTGTTGCTGTACAATCCGATTTCCGAGGCCGATTATCAGCGCCCCGCCCCCGATCGCGTGGAACGATTTTTGCAGCGCTTGCAGGAGCGGCGGGTGGCGGCGAGCCTGCGGCGATCGCGCGGCCTCGATCGAGATGCCGCTTGCGGCCAGTTGCGGCGCAGGCAGTTAACGGGGCTGTCGGGATAGGTGAGTGGGTTGGCGGGCTTGCAATTCCCGGCCCGGTTGCAGGAGGGCGATCGCATTTGCGTGGTGCTGCCGAGCGGCGGCGTAACACTGGCAGACCTAGAGCCGGGACTGCAGTATTGGCGGCAATGGGGATACGAGGTGGTGTCGCTAGTACCGCAGGAGTCGAGCGAACTGGAGTATTTAGCAGGAACTGATGGGGCTCGGCTGAACTCCCTCCAAACGGCACTGGACGATCCGCACTGTCGGGCAATTGTGTGCGGGCGAGGGGGCTACGGGGCGACGCGGCTGTTACCCCATTTGGACTGGACGCAGTTTTGTCAGTCTCCCAAATGGATTGTGGGGTTTTCGGATATTACGGCGCTGTTGTGGGCGGCGGCGCGGCGCGGGGTAGCCAGCGTTCACGGGCCAATTGTAAAACATATGCCGTTGGAGTCCGATGTCTCTCGAGATCGCCTGCATGGCTGGCTGACGCAGGGGTATGTGGATTCCCTGCAGGGTCTTGTTTGGTCCGGCGGGACCGCTACAGGACTGCTGATGCCTGCCAATTTGACGGTTGCGACTGCATTGCTCGGTACTCGGGATTGGCCGTTGGCCGATCGACCGGCGATCTTAGCGATCGAGGATATTAACGAAGAGGCGTATCGGCTCGATCGCCTGTTAACCCAATGGCGCAATGCAGGCGCATTCGAGGGTGTGGCGGGAATTGCGTTGGGACGGTTTAGTTGGTCGGACGATTGGCACGAGCCGGTGCCTTATTCTGCCGAAGCTGCGTTGCGCGATCGCCTGTTGGATTTAGGTATTCCCATCGTTGCCCAGTTGAAATTCGGCCACGGGGAGGGGGACAATTTGGCGTTGCCGGTGGGGGCGATCGCCCGCTTGGATGGCGATCGGGGCAGCTTGAGTCTGCTGGAAGCGACCCCTCCTATCAGTTGAATTGGCAAGGGAGGGCGACCGCCCGCTGCAGTTGCTCTAGATAGTCCTCCTGCGGGACAGCAATAGCTCCAAAGCGGTCTAAATGGGGATTGCTCAGTTGGCCGTCGCAGAGAATAAAGCCCCGCTGGCGGAGATGTTCGACTAATTTCACCAAGGCCACCTTCGAGCCGTTGGGGATGGCGTAGAACATGGATTCGCCGATATAAGCCCCGCCGATGGCAATTCCCAGTAAGCCCCCCGCCAAGCGATCGCCTTCCCACGCTTCGAAACTGTGAGCCCAGCCCCGCTCGTGCAATTGAAAGTAGACGGTCGCCAATTCGTCACTAATCCAAGTGCTGTCGCGATTGGCACAGCCTTCCACGACGCGATCGAAGGCACGATTGACATGTACGCTAAATTGGTTTCGGTTGAGGACTTTGCGCAACGAGCGCGGATAGCGGAAGCGATCGTCGAGGGGAATCAAGCTGCGCTCTGTGGGGGTGCCGTACCAGCCGAGATTGCCGCGACCGTCATCCATCAGGAAGTAGCCGCAAGCGTACCCCTGCACAATTTGCGCAATGTCCCAGGTCACCATATGTCTGGCTGAACCCTCGATAGAGCAATTTTCAGGTGGGCGGTGTAAGCTCTAATTTTCAAACCTCGAGCCTCCAAGCTCTTTCGGTACAGAATGTATATCACTAACCTAGA is from Synechococcus sp. PCC 7336 and encodes:
- a CDS encoding LD-carboxypeptidase translates to MSGLAGLQFPARLQEGDRICVVLPSGGVTLADLEPGLQYWRQWGYEVVSLVPQESSELEYLAGTDGARLNSLQTALDDPHCRAIVCGRGGYGATRLLPHLDWTQFCQSPKWIVGFSDITALLWAAARRGVASVHGPIVKHMPLESDVSRDRLHGWLTQGYVDSLQGLVWSGGTATGLLMPANLTVATALLGTRDWPLADRPAILAIEDINEEAYRLDRLLTQWRNAGAFEGVAGIALGRFSWSDDWHEPVPYSAEAALRDRLLDLGIPIVAQLKFGHGEGDNLALPVGAIARLDGDRGSLSLLEATPPIS
- the queF gene encoding preQ(1) synthase, yielding MTASSATPAEVTPNAPEPKYGEEAIAGNQFVTFPNPREGRDYTVHITLPEFTCKCPFSGYPDFATFTLTYTPGPSVVELKSLKLYINSYRDVYIAHEAATNQILDDIVAACQPVRARLTGDFNPRGNVHTVVEVSYERPDSDS
- a CDS encoding vitamin K epoxide reductase family protein produces the protein MSSTSSSPATPWLHHYSRIILAAIAIAGSLLTSYLTANKLLSQQVALCGEGGGCGVVLGSRWATFLGVPAAFWGMLGFISVFLLAAASDELPLLKRWRWPALFGLTTAMFAFEMYFAYLMLFVLKAFCLYCTVAIVFTTVIWLTVLFGKFWVDIGQLVVSGVAVAIATLLVVVGVYANQPKSPSAFAAGLAEHLQQTEIAMYGANWCPHCQEQKELFGTAFNQLHYVECSPYGGRGTPQAPECVAEEIKSYPTWIYKGDRIYGIQTLEQLAALTGFEGDGAAAVAVDGGAE
- a CDS encoding sugar transferase; protein product: MIAADRYPHEFQPGAQPLSDTSSKLAYLRPHTPESIDLGQRLLHAGLVTELQLAAALRHFQKARHLQLGEILVSQGAIAPQTVDFFVRQLPVLERERPLLTIGQILTAAGLLSKRQVKAILNYQRRHPDQRFGEIAIAFGWVKLQPLTYLLTRLYPKCCTAVRSPHPSVGNGIKRFIDILGAAIGLSLTVAALIPVAIAIRLNSKGPIFYSQIRYGLRGKPFRIWKFRSMVAWADRQQHLVENEAEGQFFKQANDARITRVGRFLRRTSLDEFPQFWNVLMGDMSLVGTRPPTPNEVQNYGDWHWQRLDVKPGLTGEWQANGRSNIKSFDDVVRLDLAYQARWSIVYDLKLIWKTIYVVLACKGAC
- a CDS encoding molybdenum cofactor biosynthesis protein MoaE, whose translation is MTQTLHLPATDFAIALAPLSLSAVYAAANHPGNGAVVVMSGTVRNQTDGQPVRYLEYQAYQPMALNVFADIARQIGDRWPEVNAIAIHHRIGKLQIGEISVLVAVGMPHRSEAFAACQFAIDTLKHNAPIWKKEHFADGSSEWVSIGACELDAD
- a CDS encoding TMEM165/GDT1 family protein — protein: MTSQDSHRTRTLVLCTVSIVAIAAIGLVIWSPSLQQLAESVPANLRQAIARFQAPLAEGAEADVALWQWLAIAFSTVFVAEMGDKTQLATMLMSARGKSPWGIFFGSASALVAASLVSVTLGGWLSAIVEPEVLQAIAGISFTLLGLYILWAELTATDEDADLESTADLETAREESDCDGV
- a CDS encoding S-adenosyl-l-methionine hydroxide adenosyltransferase family protein, which produces MKLIHLIADYGANDPAFAEVSQRLLSHLPAAQIRCLSVPPFSTLATGFWIAQLGLNPGPSDRLIYHNCAPRHDNPAARADNEGEGLTYAVLPNGVCVVGVWAGYTLSFIKDIAQSIHAVEVSRGGSQFRSRDVFPPAAAAIARGEKDLLGEAIAPERIPNLPSNRVVWVDGYGNLKTTIAADALQLSPMAKVTVRVGDVVSDAVFSDGSFDVPEGTLAFAPGSSGWSAGGKTVRWMELFLRGGNAWQRFGKPRLDREVSYQVQC
- a CDS encoding TMEM165/GDT1 family protein; translated protein: MESKQAQVGLVAFGSIFLAEMGDKTQLATVLLSAQSHHPVITFAGAASALVTTSAIGVWAGRWVADRVSPRTIKLTAGVGFIGIGGWVLWDVVQAVGFSL
- the aat gene encoding leucyl/phenylalanyl-tRNA--protein transferase, with translation MTWDIAQIVQGYACGYFLMDDGRGNLGWYGTPTERSLIPLDDRFRYPRSLRKVLNRNQFSVHVNRAFDRVVEGCANRDSTWISDELATVYFQLHERGWAHSFEAWEGDRLAGGLLGIAIGGAYIGESMFYAIPNGSKVALVKLVEHLRQRGFILCDGQLSNPHLDRFGAIAVPQEDYLEQLQRAVALPCQFN
- the rlmN gene encoding 23S rRNA (adenine(2503)-C(2))-methyltransferase RlmN — its product is MSAIEPLLGQSARDLTAWVVERGQPSFRGKQLHNWIYNKGVRSLADITVFSKAWRERVQDSPVGRSEIVERSESRDGTVKLLLGLEDGETIETVGIPSRDRLTVCVSSQVGCGMACDFCATGKGGLKRNLAVHEIVDQVLTVQAECDRRVSNIVFMGMGEPLQNFPNVLSALRCFNEDIGIGQRHITVSTIGIPKQIRRFAQQQLQVTLAVSLHAPNQSLRHQLIPSADRYPIERLIADCRAYVDITGRRVSFEYILLGGVNDAIQHAEQLADLVGGFQSHVNLLLYNPISEADYQRPAPDRVERFLQRLQERRVAASLRRSRGLDRDAACGQLRRRQLTGLSG